From a single Aestuariibius sp. HNIBRBA575 genomic region:
- a CDS encoding NAD(P)-dependent oxidoreductase — MAKQKMLKFISVDRDMPEKREATLRKEDFNEIYAEFATAKAEEQASRCSQCGVPYCQSHCPLHNNIPDWLRLTAEGRLQEAYEVSQATNTFPEICGRICPQDRLCEGNCVIEQSGHGTVTIGSVEKYITDTAWENGWVLPVSPTQERSESVGIIGAGPGGLAAADHLRRAGVQVTVYDRYDRGGGLLTYGIPGFKLEKDVVMRRMDQLEKSGVEFVLNCNVGVDLSFDDIRAKHNAVLIATGVYKTRDLQAPGSGAAGIVRAIDYLTASNRKSFGDDVPEYDSGELNATGKKVVVIGGGDTAMDCVRTAIRQGADSVKCLYRRDKANMPGSQREVQNAEEEGVDFVWLSAPKGFTGDAVNGVMVQKMRLGAPDASGRSMPELIEGSDYVEEADLVVQALGFEPEDLPQLWGVDGLEVTRWGTVKADFGTGQTSLDGVFAAGDIVRGASLVVWAIRDGRDSAEAILDHLSASASVAAQ; from the coding sequence GTGGCAAAGCAGAAGATGTTGAAATTTATTTCGGTCGACCGGGATATGCCAGAGAAACGCGAAGCGACTCTGCGCAAGGAAGATTTCAATGAGATTTATGCCGAATTTGCGACGGCGAAAGCCGAAGAGCAAGCCAGCCGGTGCAGCCAATGTGGCGTGCCGTATTGCCAATCCCATTGTCCGTTGCACAATAACATTCCCGATTGGCTGCGCCTGACCGCCGAGGGCCGCCTACAAGAAGCGTATGAAGTGTCGCAAGCCACCAACACGTTTCCAGAAATCTGTGGTCGGATTTGTCCGCAAGATCGTCTGTGCGAAGGCAATTGTGTGATCGAACAATCCGGCCATGGCACCGTGACCATCGGATCGGTCGAAAAATATATCACCGACACGGCCTGGGAAAACGGTTGGGTTCTGCCCGTTTCACCGACCCAAGAGCGTAGCGAAAGCGTCGGCATCATTGGCGCAGGCCCCGGTGGTCTGGCCGCAGCGGATCACCTGCGTCGCGCAGGCGTTCAGGTCACGGTGTATGACCGTTATGACCGTGGCGGTGGCTTGCTGACCTATGGCATCCCCGGCTTTAAGCTGGAAAAAGACGTGGTCATGCGGCGCATGGATCAGCTGGAAAAATCCGGCGTTGAATTTGTGCTGAACTGCAATGTCGGCGTTGATCTGTCCTTTGATGATATTCGCGCCAAACATAATGCGGTTCTGATCGCGACGGGTGTTTATAAAACACGTGACTTGCAAGCGCCCGGTTCCGGGGCCGCTGGCATTGTCCGTGCGATTGATTATTTGACTGCGTCCAACCGCAAATCCTTTGGCGATGATGTGCCGGAATATGACAGCGGCGAATTGAATGCGACGGGCAAAAAGGTCGTCGTGATTGGCGGCGGTGATACGGCCATGGATTGTGTGCGCACAGCCATTCGTCAGGGCGCGGACAGCGTGAAATGCCTTTATCGTCGTGACAAAGCCAACATGCCCGGATCCCAACGCGAAGTGCAAAACGCCGAAGAAGAAGGCGTGGATTTCGTTTGGTTGAGTGCCCCCAAAGGCTTCACTGGGGATGCGGTAAATGGCGTGATGGTTCAGAAAATGCGTCTGGGCGCCCCGGATGCGTCCGGTCGCAGCATGCCGGAATTGATCGAAGGGTCCGATTACGTCGAAGAGGCGGATCTGGTTGTGCAGGCGCTGGGCTTTGAGCCTGAGGATCTGCCGCAGCTTTGGGGTGTTGATGGGTTGGAAGTCACCCGGTGGGGCACCGTAAAAGCGGACTTTGGCACCGGACAAACCAGCCTCGATGGGGTGTTTGCCGCCGGTGATATCGTGCGCGGTGCCAGCCTGGTGGTTTGGGCGATCCGTGATGGACGCGACAGCGCCGAGGCGATTTTGGACCACTTGTCGGCATCTGCCAGCGTTGCGGCGCAATAA
- a CDS encoding complex I NDUFA9 subunit family protein has translation MTKLVTIFGGSGFVGRYIARRMAKEGWRVRVATRDPNEALFVKPYGAVGQVEPVFCNIRDDDSVQAAIQGASAVVNCVGVLEEKGKNTFLAVQADGADRVALFAAKAGVENFVHVSAIGASQEGASEYSRSKAAGEAHVLRHMPNAVILRPSIIFGTEDQFFNRFAGMTRWGPVLPIAKANTKFQPVFVDDVAQAAVMGALGTAAPGVYELGGPDVDTFRGLMGRMLTVIRKRRLVLGMPGFVAKLVALFGGWGQTLSLGIVKTPITSDQLKSLSSDNIVSEGAQGFDALGITPRNMSAILPDYLWRFRPSGQYDAIKESAQNLKAYE, from the coding sequence ATGACCAAGCTTGTCACCATTTTCGGCGGTTCCGGCTTTGTTGGGCGCTACATCGCCCGCCGTATGGCCAAAGAAGGCTGGCGCGTGCGCGTTGCCACCCGTGACCCAAACGAAGCATTGTTTGTGAAACCTTATGGTGCGGTTGGTCAGGTTGAACCCGTGTTTTGCAACATTCGCGACGACGACAGTGTCCAAGCCGCCATTCAGGGCGCGTCCGCGGTTGTGAATTGTGTGGGTGTCCTTGAGGAAAAGGGCAAGAACACGTTTTTAGCCGTGCAGGCAGACGGGGCCGACCGGGTTGCATTATTCGCGGCCAAAGCTGGCGTTGAAAATTTTGTGCATGTATCGGCAATTGGTGCATCCCAAGAGGGCGCATCGGAATATTCCCGGTCCAAAGCTGCGGGCGAAGCGCATGTGCTGCGTCACATGCCAAACGCGGTCATTCTGCGTCCATCGATTATTTTTGGCACCGAGGATCAATTCTTTAACCGCTTTGCGGGCATGACCCGTTGGGGGCCGGTGTTGCCCATTGCCAAGGCTAACACCAAATTCCAACCGGTCTTTGTGGATGATGTGGCACAGGCGGCTGTCATGGGCGCGCTGGGCACAGCGGCACCGGGTGTCTATGAATTGGGCGGTCCCGATGTGGACACGTTCCGTGGCCTGATGGGGCGCATGTTGACGGTTATTCGCAAGCGGCGCTTGGTTCTGGGCATGCCCGGATTTGTGGCCAAACTGGTGGCGCTGTTTGGTGGCTGGGGGCAGACGCTGTCGCTAGGCATCGTAAAAACGCCGATCACGTCGGATCAGCTGAAATCGCTGAGCAGTGACAACATCGTTTCTGAGGGCGCGCAGGGATTTGACGCGCTGGGCATTACCCCACGCAACATGTCAGCGATCCTGCCGGATTACCTGTGGCGGTTCCGTCCATCCGGGCAATATGACGCGATCAAAGAATCCGCGCAAAATCTGAAAGCTTACGAATAA
- a CDS encoding undecaprenyl-diphosphate phosphatase, producing the protein MPLFHLFLVALIQGITEFLPVSSSGHLILLPRFLGIQDQGQVIDVSVHVGTLVAVILYFWQDVKIGLAGTPRMLTGRIDTPGSKLAFLLMIATIPAIAFGLILKITGLSDAMRSITVIGWTMLIFGIVLYIADQKGGTSKKADDWSLRDAIIMGLWQAVALIPGTSRSGATITAARQLGYNRSDGAKLAMLMSIPTIFASGVLLGIEVIATADVAAARDGAIAAVMSCFAALAALSLMMRLLKSVSFTPYVIYRIALGVVLLVIAYS; encoded by the coding sequence ATGCCCCTATTTCATCTTTTCCTCGTCGCCCTGATTCAGGGCATCACAGAATTCCTTCCGGTGTCATCCTCGGGGCATCTGATTCTGCTACCTCGGTTTTTAGGAATCCAAGATCAGGGGCAGGTGATCGATGTATCAGTCCATGTGGGCACATTGGTCGCGGTGATTCTGTATTTTTGGCAGGACGTCAAAATCGGGCTCGCGGGCACGCCGCGCATGTTAACCGGTCGCATTGATACACCGGGATCCAAGCTGGCGTTCCTGTTGATGATCGCCACCATCCCCGCCATTGCATTTGGCCTAATCCTGAAGATCACAGGACTAAGCGATGCAATGCGGTCCATCACCGTCATCGGCTGGACCATGCTGATTTTCGGTATCGTCCTGTATATCGCCGACCAAAAAGGCGGGACCAGCAAAAAGGCCGATGATTGGTCACTGCGCGATGCGATCATCATGGGGTTGTGGCAGGCCGTGGCTCTGATCCCCGGCACATCCCGGTCTGGGGCCACGATCACCGCCGCACGTCAATTGGGTTACAATCGCAGTGATGGCGCAAAATTGGCAATGCTGATGTCGATCCCGACCATATTTGCGTCTGGTGTTTTGTTGGGAATCGAAGTGATCGCAACCGCCGATGTCGCCGCTGCGCGGGATGGGGCGATTGCCGCTGTCATGTCATGCTTTGCGGCGCTCGCCGCGCTGAGCCTGATGATGCGGTTGCTAAAATCGGTCAGCTTCACGCCCTATGTGATCTATCGAATCGCATTGGGCGTGGTTTTGCTTGTGATCGCTTATTCGTAA